CGATTTGAAAAAACGATCATTACACAGGTGAAAGCTTTGCTTAAACCTTATCCAGGAGCGAGCCTTCGCAAAGAATATGGCCGTGTCTATGTAGATCTTGGCGGTGAATCACATACTGAACTGATTAAGGTGCTGAAGCGGGTATTCGGTGTGATGTCGATTAGTCCGGTTAAAGTTACTCCATCAGAGCTTGATGAGATTGTAAAAACAGCAGTTGCGTTTATGGACGAAAGGGAACATGAATTCAAGGAAGGTACCACATTCAAGGTGAATGTAAGGCGGGTATGGAAGGAGTTCCCGAACTCTTCCCATGAAATGAATCATCTGGTTGGTTCCCCGATCCTTCGAAAGTTCCAGCAATTGAGTGTTGATGTTCGCCAACCTGATATTGAGCTGCGAGTGGAAATTCGGGATCAGGGCACCTATATTTTCAACGAAACCATTCCGGCAGTAGGCGGGTTTCCGCTGGGCACGAATGGAAAAGCGATGGTACTGCTATCAGGTGGAATAGACAGCCCGGTTGCAGCCTGGTCTTCCATGCGCCGTGGACTTGAAGTCGAATGTGTACATTTTTACAGTTACCCGTTCACAAGCGAGCGTGCCAAAGAGAAAGTCATTGATTTGGCACGTGCCCTTGCTGATCATGCAGGAACAATCAAGCTGCATCTGGTTCCATTTACGGAGATCCAAACGGCATTTACCCAACTGGGCCAGGATAACCTGATTATTACGCTGATGCGACGTTCAATGCTGCGAATTGCATCCAAACTTGCCGAGCGTGAGCGGGCATTAGCACTGATCACC
The nucleotide sequence above comes from Paenibacillus sp. W2I17. Encoded proteins:
- the thiI gene encoding tRNA uracil 4-sulfurtransferase ThiI; translation: MKYDMLLLRFGEFMLKGKNRARFEKTIITQVKALLKPYPGASLRKEYGRVYVDLGGESHTELIKVLKRVFGVMSISPVKVTPSELDEIVKTAVAFMDEREHEFKEGTTFKVNVRRVWKEFPNSSHEMNHLVGSPILRKFQQLSVDVRQPDIELRVEIRDQGTYIFNETIPAVGGFPLGTNGKAMVLLSGGIDSPVAAWSSMRRGLEVECVHFYSYPFTSERAKEKVIDLARALADHAGTIKLHLVPFTEIQTAFTQLGQDNLIITLMRRSMLRIASKLAERERALALITGDSLGQVASQTLPSMNVIGRATDLPLLRPLVMMDKQEIITLSKQIGTYDISILPYEDCCTLFVPKSPSTNPNLRIVDKIESTMSHLSEWVDQAVEQTETITLHAGETSVVTNPTGDNGMKDDWF